One genomic region from Tripterygium wilfordii isolate XIE 37 chromosome 20, ASM1340144v1, whole genome shotgun sequence encodes:
- the LOC119986727 gene encoding AP-3 complex subunit delta-like, which translates to MAATSLMDTLFQRTLEDLIKGLRQAGNDAAFISRSVDEIRREIKSTDSHTKSVAVQKLSYLNSLHGVDMSWAAFHAVECVSASSFAHKKAGYHAITQSFNDSTPVLLLITNQLRKDLTSTNSEFEVSMALECLARIGTVDLARDLTPEIFTLLSSSKLSVRKKAISVILRVFEKYPDAVRVCFKRLVENLESNDQQILSTVVGVFCELASRDARSYLPLAPEFYRILVDSKNNWVLIKVLKIFSKFAPLEPRLAKRVVEPICEHMRRTGAKSLLFECVRTVVTSLTEYESAVKLAVMKIREFLVDEDPNLKYLGLHSLSILAPEHLWAVLENKEVVIKSLSDADPNIKLESLRLVMAMVSESNVAEICRVLFTYAIKSDPEFCNEILGSILSTCGRNVYEIIIDFDWYVSLLGEMSRIPHCQKGEEVENQLIDIGMRVKDARPELVRVGRDLLIDPALLGSPFLHRILSAAAWISGEYVEFSRNPFELMEALLQPRTNLLPTLIRSVYVHSAFKVLVFCVRWYNGTHLSSQGTHLNSGSSAFVDNLATRVSESASTMECPEGSDIRTFEPHEGFNPRVSSQVVGDLSIEDGGNLNLSSYQASKSSAQENTLLTQDSILSMLNLIVLTLAPLSGSNDVELQERTRNVLGFVDLVKKEISNSSLKKEGNFEKDVGASQIIDMICDAFSEELGPVSLSAQERVSVPDGLVLLENLADLDAICGDVQLPSLNLFSSGNHFGESVTVAALNLHSKEESEPSGEFTSLLAEHRKRHGLYYLPSEKNGSESNDYPPANDPNSHDILDAGADAEDLVKLTAQSLVTKKKSTHAKTRPVVVKLDGDEAPISSKKQDMEDDSLSGAVRDILLGAEAVPASRSNQAINSSTKNKGKEKLYFASDSKENIGGGEKPDSGNPSSRRSKHKSHGKERRRKSQTKKDTEERDETDQNEKRKSSHRDGKHKARERAEGPLNVVPPSPVIPDFLL; encoded by the coding sequence ATGGCTGCCACTTCGCTGATGGACACACTCTTCCAACGCACGCTAGAGGACCTAATCAAGGGCCTACGACAGGCCGGAAACGATGCCGCTTTCATATCCAGATCGGTGGACGAAATCCGCCGCGAGATCAAGTCGACGGATTCCCACACGAAGTCCGTCGCAGTCCAGAAGCTCTCttacctcaactctctccacggcgTCGACATGTCTTGGGCCGCCTTTCACGCCGTGGAATGCGTCTCGGCCTCGTCTTTTGCTCACAAGAAGGCTGGCTACCACGCCATCACACAGTCCTTCAACGACTCAACCCCGGTCCTCCTCCTCATCACCAATCAGCTCCGCAAGGATCTTACCAGCACTAACAGCGAGTTTGAGGTGAGTATGGCTCTAGAATGCTTAGCTAGAATCGGTACTGTCGATCTTGCTAGAGATTTGACTCCCGAGATATTTACTTTACTTTCAAGCTCTAAGCTTTCAGTGAGAAAGAAAGCAATTTCTGTGATTTTGAGGGTTTTTGAGAAATACCCGGATGCAGTTAGGGTCTGCTTTAAGCGCTTGGTAGAGAATTTAGAGAGCAATGATCAGCAGATTTTGTCTACAGTTGTGGGTGTGTTCTGTGAGCTAGCTTCTAGGGATGCCCGATCATATCTACCATTGGCGCCTGAGTTTTATCGTATTTTGGTAGATTCTAAGAACAACTGGGTCTTGATCAAGGTGTTGAAGATTTTTTCCAAGTTTGCGCCTCTCGAGCCAAGGCTTGCCAAGAGGGTTGTGGAGCCAATTTGTGAGCATATGAGGAGGACTGGCGCTAAATCTTTGCTGTTTGAGTGTGTTAGGACTGTTGTCACTAGCTTGACTGAGTATGAATCTGCAGTCAAGCTTGCTGTTATGAAGATTAGAGAGTTTTTGGTTGATGAAGATCCAAATCTTAAGTATCTTGGATTGCACTCATTGTCCATTCTAGCTCCCGAGCACTTGTGGGCAGTTTTGGAGAATAAAGAGGTTGTCATTAAGTCGTTGAGTGATGCAGATCCTAATATCAAACTTGAGTCACTGCGCCTTGTGATGGCAATGGTGTCCGAGAGTAATGTGGCTGAAATTTGCAGGGTTTTGTTCACATATGCAATAAAGTCTGACCCTGAGTTTTGCAATGAGATTCTTGGTTCTATTTTATCTACTTGTGGTAGGAATGTATATGAAattattattgattttgattggtATGTGTCCCTTCTTGGGGAAATGTCTAGAATTCCACATTGCCAAAAGGGGGAAGAAGTTGAAAACCAGCTGATTGATATTGGTATGAGAGTTAAAGATGCTCGACCAGAGCTTGTTCGTGTTGGTCGCGATTTGTTAATAGATCCTGCTTTACTTGGTAGTCCTTTCCTTCACAGGATACTATCTGCTGCTGCTTGGATATCTGGCGAGTATGTTGAGTTCTCAAGGAACCCATTTGAACTCATGGAAGCATTGTTGCAGCCTCGAACAAATCTCTTACCAACATTGATACGGTCAGTTTATGTTCACTCTGCTTTCAAAGTATTAGTTTTTTGTGTGCGGTGGTACAATGGAACCCATTTGAGTTCTCAAGGAACCCATTTGAACTCTGGTTCCTCAGCATTTGTTGACAATTTGGCAACCAGAGTTTCCGAATCAGCATCTACAATGGAATGCCCAGAAGGTTCTGATATAAGGACATTTGAACCGCATGAGGGTTTCAACCCAAGGGTTTCCAGTCAAGTAGTTGGGGATCTCTCAATAGAAGATGGCGGGAACTTAAATCTCAGTAGTTACCAGGCATCTAAATCTTCTGCTCAAGAGAACACTCTTTTAACACAGGACTCTATTCTTAGCATGCTAAATCTAATTGTATTGACTTTGGCCCCCCTCTCTGGAAGCAATGATGTGGAGCTACAAGAGAGAACAAGAAATGTTCTTGGATTTGTTGATTTGGTAAAGAAAGAAATATCTAATTCTTCACTTAAGAAAGAAGGGAATTTTgagaaagatgtgggagcttcACAGATTATTGATATGATCTGTGATGCCTTTTCTGAGGAGCTTGGTCCAGTCTCTCTCAGTGCTCAAGAAAGAGTCTCTGTACCAGATGGGTTAGTGCTTCTAGAGAATCTTGCTGACCTGGATGCTATCTGTGGAGATGTTCAATTACCTTCCTTAAACCTGTTTTCTTCTGGGAATCATTTTGGGGAGAGTGTTACTGTTGCTGCATTAAACCTACATAGCAAAGAAGAGTCAGAACCATCAGGGGAGTTCACTTCTCTGCTTGCAGAACACCGTAAGCGTCATGGGTTGTATTATCTTCCTTCAGAAAAGAATGGATCTGAATCAAATGATTATCCACCTGCTAATGACCCTAACTCACACGATATTCTTGATGCTGGTGCTGATGCTGAAGATCTAGTTAAGCTTACCGCACAGTCACTTGtcacaaagaaaaaatcaaccCATGCAAAGACTAGGCCTGTGGTGGTGAAGTTGGATGGAGATGAAGCACCTATTTCCTCTAAAAAACAAGATATGGAGGATGATTCATTATCTGGTGCTGTTAGGGATATTCTTCTAGGCGCTGAAGCAGTGCCTGCATCTCGAAGTAATCAAGCTATCAATTCATCCACTAAGAATAAAGGGAAGGAGAAACTTTATTTTGCTTCTGATTCAAAAGAAAACATAGGTGGTGGAGAAAAGCCAGACAGTGGAAATCCAAGTTCGAGAAGAAGCAAACACAAGAGTCATGGCAAAGAGAGGAGACGAAAAAGTCAGACGAAGAAGGATActg